The following proteins are encoded in a genomic region of Spirosoma sp. SC4-14:
- a CDS encoding glycoside hydrolase family 88 protein produces MFAGIWASAQKLPRRRDILAKMTLANDYFMKKWPDTGKEIVTNKTRPSNIWTRAVYYEGLIDLYKTDRQQRYYDYAVDWAEKHRWGMRSGIKTRNADDQCCGQTYIDLYLIDKKPERIHDIKLSIDSMVASSTVDDWNWIDALQMAMPVFAKLGVIYADNAYFEKMYQIYQFSKTQHGGNGLYNPTDHLWWRDKDFVPPYKEPNGKDCYWSRGNGWVVAALVRVLDIMPNDAPHRSEYLHMYRDMIQALGLLQRADGFWNVSLHDPNNYGGKELSGTALFTYGMAWGVNKGLLDRKTYLPIVAKAWNAMATEGVHPDGKLGYVQGTGKEPKDGQPVTYDSTPDFEDYGLGCFLLAGSEVYKLR; encoded by the coding sequence ATGTTTGCAGGCATTTGGGCCAGTGCTCAGAAACTGCCCCGTAGACGCGATATACTGGCAAAAATGACCCTGGCCAATGATTACTTCATGAAAAAATGGCCGGATACCGGAAAGGAAATTGTAACCAACAAAACGCGCCCGAGTAATATCTGGACACGGGCAGTTTACTACGAAGGGCTTATCGACTTGTATAAAACCGACCGGCAGCAACGTTATTACGACTATGCCGTTGATTGGGCTGAAAAGCACCGGTGGGGAATGCGTTCGGGAATAAAAACGCGCAATGCCGACGATCAGTGCTGCGGACAAACCTACATTGATCTCTACCTGATCGATAAAAAGCCCGAACGAATTCACGACATCAAACTGTCGATCGACTCGATGGTGGCCAGCTCTACAGTGGATGATTGGAACTGGATTGATGCATTACAGATGGCAATGCCTGTTTTTGCTAAATTGGGGGTTATTTATGCCGACAACGCTTATTTCGAGAAAATGTATCAGATTTATCAGTTCTCGAAAACGCAGCATGGTGGCAACGGACTCTACAACCCCACTGATCATTTATGGTGGCGCGATAAGGATTTTGTACCACCCTATAAGGAGCCAAACGGGAAAGATTGCTACTGGTCGAGGGGGAATGGCTGGGTTGTGGCGGCACTGGTTCGTGTTCTGGACATAATGCCGAACGATGCACCGCACCGCAGCGAGTACCTGCATATGTATCGCGATATGATTCAGGCATTAGGATTACTTCAGCGGGCTGATGGGTTCTGGAACGTTAGTTTACATGATCCGAATAATTACGGCGGTAAAGAATTGTCGGGAACGGCTTTATTTACTTATGGCATGGCCTGGGGTGTAAATAAAGGGTTGCTGGATCGGAAAACCTACCTGCCAATCGTAGCCAAAGCCTGGAATGCGATGGCTACCGAAGGCGTCCACCCCGATGGGAAGCTGGGTTATGTGCAGGGAACGGGC
- a CDS encoding T9SS type A sorting domain-containing protein, producing the protein MKHILQYGVFLWGCISSGIVVAEANYVYHEQTQNTITSGCSQPFMSAATNAVYDNIAVTIGFKVEYQFYTDQVRVYYTTDGSTPSGAYGTGSGTTQVLVASYACTSSGVDVCTATIPALPAGTVVTYIVSAWHSGGGSEIFGNGPGSPCSCGTPTSLATSATVFQYTVQAPLPVSLTAFSIKAVQQQVQLEWTTTSEQDNSLFYIERTTDLRSFVSVAQVAGHGTVSAKQHYYFTDETPLKGISYYRLKQMDTNGHFSYSPIRSVIIRANGELVIINPLAVDQVTISGLEDASILDITDLQGRFFFQKTANSPTVTIKTTSWPNNQYLLRITESVGTQARKIIVQH; encoded by the coding sequence ATGAAACACATTCTACAATATGGAGTTTTTCTCTGGGGTTGTATCAGTTCTGGTATAGTGGTTGCCGAAGCCAATTATGTCTACCATGAGCAAACTCAGAATACAATTACTTCAGGCTGTTCACAGCCATTTATGAGTGCTGCCACCAATGCCGTCTACGACAATATAGCCGTTACGATAGGGTTTAAAGTTGAGTATCAATTCTATACCGATCAGGTACGGGTTTACTATACAACAGATGGGAGTACGCCCTCAGGAGCCTACGGAACCGGGTCTGGTACCACACAGGTGTTGGTGGCCTCCTATGCCTGCACAAGCTCGGGAGTGGATGTATGCACAGCTACCATTCCAGCACTTCCTGCTGGCACCGTTGTTACCTACATTGTTAGTGCCTGGCATTCGGGAGGAGGTTCCGAAATATTCGGAAATGGACCAGGCAGTCCGTGCAGTTGCGGAACGCCAACCTCTTTGGCAACCAGCGCAACAGTTTTCCAGTATACTGTTCAGGCACCATTGCCTGTTTCGTTAACCGCTTTTTCAATAAAAGCGGTTCAACAGCAGGTTCAGCTAGAATGGACCACCACCAGCGAGCAGGATAATTCCCTGTTCTATATAGAGCGAACTACCGATCTGCGCTCGTTCGTTTCAGTAGCGCAAGTGGCCGGTCATGGAACAGTTTCTGCAAAACAGCATTATTACTTTACTGACGAAACCCCACTTAAAGGCATTAGCTACTATCGATTAAAACAGATGGATACTAATGGCCATTTCAGCTACTCACCCATTCGGAGCGTTATCATACGCGCTAATGGGGAATTAGTAATCATAAACCCGTTGGCAGTCGATCAAGTGACGATAAGTGGATTAGAAGATGCCTCGATACTGGACATAACAGATTTGCAGGGTCGTTTCTTTTTCCAGAAAACAGCGAACTCACCAACCGTAACGATCAAAACAACCTCATGGCCTAACAACCAGTATCTATTGCGTATTACAGAATCTGTTGGTACTCAAGCTCGAAAAATTATTGTTCAGCATTAA
- a CDS encoding VCBS repeat-containing protein: protein MPGTLPYTTSIVASTILLAGVLLVAGCTHAPTDKTEANQEPPLFTVLPAEKTNIDFNNVLNEGLNTNVLMYEYFYNGGGVAVGDLNGDGLDDIYFSGNMVPNQLYINEGNMKFKNVTATAGVAGREGPWRTGTSMADVNGDGRLDLFVCYSGSLPPQKRVPQLFINDGSDAQGVPHFSEQTAQWGLDRPGQTTQATFFDYDRDGDLDLFLLNHNPRLLPVLDPGPTAALLAQSNPEIGVRLLRNMGNRFDDVTERSGLSSSVLSYGLGLGISDLNGDGWPDLYISNDYTIPDYLYLNNHDDRGNGPTFTNQLANTINHTSHFSMGNDVADVNNDALPDILTLDMLPEDNRRQKLLMAPDNYEKFDLAVSSGFYYQHMRNMLQINEGSPAAPKGGARSVSQTPPLGAAGLHFSEIGQLAGISNTDWSWAPLLADYDNDGWKDLYITNGYVRDYTNQDFLKFMTDYMQNRPANFSREDVLELVHKIPSSNVANYMFRNRGGDASGEITFANVGAAWGLTQTSNSTGAAYADLDNDGDLDLIVNNTNQPAFIFQNETNKERKYHYLSVKLIGAGANTQGVGAKVTIYQAGKQQYLEQMPTRGYQSSVSPKLHFGLGASERIDSLRIVWPTGKQQVLQNPKADQLLTLQEKDAHLAYRTPLAAPALFQPVKSPIAFADPVNPVNDFKRQTLLVNAQSFNGPCLVKADVNGDGLDDIYAGGSSDQAGALFIQQRNGQFSQSAQPAFDSDKAFNDADAVFFDVNADGAMDLYVCSGYYGNLTLGDPLLQDRLYLNDGKGHFTKTTGALPSMQTSAACVRIMDVNSDGRPDLFIGGRVVPGRYPETPRSYLLINDGQGNQPHFSDKTSQLAPMVSQIGMVTDAAWTDLNADRKPELVVVGEWMPITVLSLDKGKLTDQTTNFLEKEYRGWWNKLLVDDVNGDGRPDLMVGNLGLNTQCRASDQEPAELYYKDFDSNGKIDPILCLYVQGKSYPHATRDELLEQLGMLRHRFTNYDSYSNATLTDVFTAEELNNTPKLTANIFQTVLLASKPTGKLAEKPLPLAVQNAPIFTITSLDYDRDGHKDLLLCGNTRQVRLRFGRSDANAGLLLKGDGKGSFTAVPQRQSGFRLAGDVRAVLPIGNELLFGINQQPLQAYMSQK, encoded by the coding sequence ATGCCTGGAACCTTGCCGTACACGACCTCAATTGTTGCCTCCACCATTCTGCTGGCCGGAGTTTTACTAGTGGCTGGTTGTACTCATGCCCCTACCGATAAAACCGAAGCCAACCAGGAGCCTCCGCTATTTACGGTATTACCTGCCGAAAAAACCAATATTGATTTTAACAATGTACTGAACGAAGGCCTCAACACAAACGTGCTGATGTATGAGTACTTCTATAATGGTGGTGGGGTGGCTGTTGGCGACCTGAATGGCGATGGATTAGACGATATTTACTTTAGTGGCAACATGGTGCCTAATCAGTTGTACATCAACGAAGGCAACATGAAATTCAAAAACGTTACGGCAACAGCGGGCGTTGCCGGACGCGAAGGACCCTGGCGAACCGGCACGTCGATGGCCGATGTCAATGGCGATGGGCGGCTCGATTTGTTTGTCTGTTATTCGGGCAGTTTACCTCCTCAGAAACGCGTTCCACAACTATTCATCAACGACGGCTCCGATGCGCAGGGGGTTCCCCATTTTTCGGAGCAGACCGCACAATGGGGTTTAGATCGCCCTGGTCAGACCACACAGGCCACTTTTTTCGATTACGACCGCGATGGTGACCTGGACCTGTTTCTCCTCAATCATAATCCCCGACTGTTGCCCGTACTCGATCCGGGACCAACGGCGGCTCTATTGGCACAAAGTAACCCCGAAATTGGCGTTCGCTTGCTCAGAAATATGGGCAACCGGTTCGACGACGTTACTGAACGTTCGGGATTGAGCAGTTCGGTACTGAGCTATGGGCTTGGCCTGGGTATTTCTGACCTGAATGGCGATGGCTGGCCTGATCTATACATTTCCAACGATTATACCATTCCCGATTACCTGTACCTAAACAATCACGACGATCGGGGAAATGGACCAACTTTCACGAATCAACTCGCAAATACTATTAACCATACGTCCCATTTTTCGATGGGCAATGATGTGGCCGATGTCAATAACGATGCCCTGCCCGACATTCTGACGCTCGATATGTTGCCCGAAGATAACCGGCGGCAGAAACTCCTGATGGCTCCTGATAACTACGAAAAGTTCGATCTGGCCGTTTCGTCGGGCTTCTACTATCAGCATATGCGGAATATGCTGCAAATTAATGAAGGAAGCCCCGCTGCCCCCAAAGGGGGAGCCAGAAGTGTTAGTCAAACTCCGCCTTTGGGGGCAGCGGGACTTCACTTTTCTGAAATTGGCCAACTAGCCGGTATTTCAAATACCGACTGGAGCTGGGCTCCGCTGCTGGCCGATTATGATAACGATGGCTGGAAAGATCTGTACATCACAAACGGGTATGTTCGGGATTATACTAATCAGGACTTTCTGAAGTTTATGACCGATTACATGCAGAACCGACCTGCCAACTTCAGCCGCGAAGATGTGCTGGAACTCGTTCATAAAATACCTTCATCGAATGTAGCGAACTACATGTTTCGTAATCGGGGAGGGGATGCGTCGGGCGAAATAACCTTTGCCAACGTAGGAGCTGCCTGGGGATTGACACAAACCTCCAACAGTACCGGCGCTGCCTATGCCGACCTCGACAATGATGGTGACCTGGATCTGATCGTCAACAATACCAATCAGCCCGCTTTCATCTTTCAGAACGAAACCAATAAAGAGCGCAAATACCATTATCTGTCCGTAAAGCTCATTGGAGCTGGTGCCAATACACAGGGAGTAGGTGCAAAAGTGACGATCTATCAGGCCGGGAAACAGCAATATCTGGAACAAATGCCTACCCGCGGCTATCAGTCGAGTGTGTCGCCCAAACTGCACTTTGGGTTAGGGGCATCGGAGCGCATTGATTCGCTCCGAATCGTTTGGCCAACCGGTAAACAGCAGGTGCTCCAGAATCCGAAAGCCGACCAACTGCTTACTCTACAGGAAAAAGATGCCCATCTGGCGTATCGCACTCCGCTGGCTGCGCCCGCCTTGTTTCAGCCCGTAAAGTCGCCCATTGCATTTGCTGACCCCGTCAATCCGGTCAACGATTTTAAACGCCAGACGCTGCTGGTCAATGCGCAGTCATTCAACGGCCCCTGTTTAGTGAAAGCCGATGTCAATGGCGACGGGCTCGATGATATTTATGCTGGCGGTAGCAGCGATCAGGCTGGGGCTTTATTCATTCAGCAGCGCAACGGACAGTTTAGCCAGTCGGCGCAGCCCGCGTTCGATAGCGATAAGGCTTTCAACGATGCCGATGCGGTGTTCTTCGATGTGAATGCCGACGGTGCTATGGACCTGTACGTTTGTAGCGGTTATTATGGTAATCTGACTCTCGGTGACCCACTTCTGCAGGACCGATTGTATCTGAACGATGGAAAAGGTCATTTTACGAAAACAACTGGAGCACTGCCGTCCATGCAGACCAGTGCTGCCTGCGTTCGGATAATGGATGTGAACAGCGACGGGCGCCCCGATTTGTTTATTGGTGGGCGCGTAGTGCCGGGTCGGTATCCGGAGACGCCACGGAGCTATTTGCTTATCAACGATGGGCAGGGGAATCAGCCGCATTTTAGCGATAAAACCAGTCAGCTTGCACCAATGGTTTCGCAGATCGGGATGGTAACCGATGCGGCCTGGACCGACCTCAATGCTGACCGGAAGCCTGAGCTAGTGGTTGTTGGCGAATGGATGCCCATAACAGTATTGAGCCTCGATAAGGGTAAGCTAACCGATCAGACAACGAATTTTCTGGAAAAAGAATACCGGGGCTGGTGGAACAAACTGCTGGTCGATGATGTCAACGGCGATGGACGACCCGATCTGATGGTTGGTAATCTGGGATTAAACACCCAATGCCGCGCCAGCGATCAGGAACCGGCTGAACTGTACTACAAAGATTTTGACAGCAATGGTAAAATAGATCCGATTCTGTGTCTCTACGTCCAGGGCAAAAGCTACCCACACGCAACCCGCGACGAACTGCTCGAACAGCTAGGTATGTTGCGCCACCGGTTCACAAATTATGACAGCTACTCGAACGCAACGCTAACCGATGTTTTCACGGCTGAGGAGTTGAACAATACACCTAAACTAACGGCCAATATCTTCCAGACGGTTTTACTCGCCAGCAAACCTACAGGAAAGTTGGCCGAAAAACCATTGCCATTGGCTGTCCAGAACGCACCTATTTTCACCATTACCTCGCTCGATTATGACCGCGACGGTCACAAAGATTTGTTGTTATGTGGCAACACAAGGCAGGTTCGGCTGCGATTTGGGCGGTCGGACGCCAACGCTGGTTTGTTGCTGAAAGGCGATGGTAAGGGAAGTTTCACGGCAGTGCCGCAACGTCAATCTGGTTTTCGGCTAGCTGGCGATGTAAGGGCTGTTTTGCCGATTGGCAATGAACTGTTGTTTGGTATAAACCAGCAACCCTTGCAGGCTTATATGAGTCAAAAGTAG
- a CDS encoding glycerophosphodiester phosphodiesterase, whose amino-acid sequence MKRLIYILTSLGFLLFFGCRKDYEAPVPYNFTNQPGAGRFTPAVRQAIDGVYSVSDGAGLFGEQVALKWTYVLNGADTTHYLSVFTGVDAGYCNLEINQQADSLWTTGYWRKLINTRTGLLQLAVRVRHKGLLGAFNGQLAEGDTVVMEGLYGNETANPSQKVTFTYRRPLNQRPFSILAHRSGGRTSDLLPASENSVEIIKLASRLGATGIEIDVRYTKDGVPILYHDNTLNLRLVQKNGLSGPVENYTYQQLSSLVRLINGEKIPTLEEALETVVNNTALSFVWLDTKYIGPMDKVQAIQQKYRQKAILARRDLRIVIGLPSTDAVSSYEALSDKSNTPILCELDTGLTRSLGARIWAPRWTLGPQVDEVKAMQADGLTVFVWTLDEPEFIREFIAQNTFDGILSNYSSVVAYYHYTEQQ is encoded by the coding sequence GTGAAACGGCTTATCTACATCCTGACCAGTCTGGGGTTTCTGCTTTTTTTTGGGTGCAGGAAAGACTACGAAGCTCCAGTGCCCTATAATTTTACCAACCAACCGGGCGCAGGCCGGTTTACACCGGCTGTTCGGCAGGCTATAGATGGGGTCTACAGCGTTAGCGACGGAGCCGGACTGTTTGGTGAGCAGGTGGCGCTGAAATGGACGTATGTACTGAATGGGGCTGATACAACTCACTATCTGTCGGTTTTTACGGGAGTTGATGCAGGCTATTGTAATCTGGAAATTAACCAACAGGCCGATAGCTTATGGACAACGGGCTATTGGCGAAAGCTGATTAATACGCGAACGGGACTGCTGCAATTAGCTGTTCGAGTCAGGCATAAGGGCCTTTTGGGGGCATTCAATGGTCAACTGGCCGAAGGTGATACCGTAGTGATGGAGGGCCTCTATGGTAACGAAACAGCCAACCCATCGCAAAAAGTGACGTTTACCTACCGTCGGCCACTAAACCAGCGACCGTTTTCTATTCTGGCTCATCGCAGTGGTGGTCGTACGTCAGATCTGCTGCCTGCATCCGAAAATTCGGTAGAAATTATTAAGCTGGCGTCGCGACTGGGCGCAACTGGTATCGAAATCGACGTGCGCTATACGAAAGATGGGGTACCGATTCTCTACCACGACAATACACTTAATCTGCGTCTTGTCCAGAAAAACGGCCTGTCGGGACCAGTCGAAAATTATACCTATCAGCAGTTGAGCAGCCTGGTTCGGCTCATTAATGGCGAAAAAATTCCAACGCTGGAAGAAGCACTCGAGACTGTTGTTAACAATACAGCCCTGAGTTTTGTCTGGCTCGATACCAAATACATTGGCCCAATGGATAAGGTACAGGCCATTCAGCAGAAATACCGCCAGAAAGCGATTCTGGCGCGTCGTGATCTGCGTATTGTGATAGGTTTGCCCAGCACCGACGCCGTGTCGTCGTACGAAGCGCTGTCCGATAAGTCCAATACACCAATTCTTTGCGAGCTCGATACAGGACTTACCCGGAGTTTAGGCGCTCGTATCTGGGCTCCGCGCTGGACACTTGGCCCGCAGGTTGATGAGGTAAAGGCGATGCAGGCCGACGGACTGACGGTGTTCGTCTGGACGCTCGATGAACCGGAGTTTATTCGGGAGTTTATAGCTCAGAACACATTCGATGGCATCCTGTCTAACTACTCCTCGGTTGTTGCCTATTATCACTACACCGAACAGCAGTAA
- a CDS encoding metallophosphoesterase, with amino-acid sequence MNQEDSKKEILFLSDTQAPMWVERLVLRAHQNTKATTTIFAEIIRLRPDVLYWLGDIVSLGYRNNKWRIIDQFLEKCTEVGTAVYAIMGNHDVMGRPRKGARNFQKRFPEHIPTGYVKITDGIAVVMLNSNFSTLSVADLVKQQTWYEQTLQELDADLAVKVVIVTCHHAPFSNSRLVGSSKLVQQRFVPAYTRSQKGRLFITGHSHAFERFQFDGKEFLVIGGGGGLRQPLNMSPSRLPDLATTYKPLFHYLAVRREGEGLRLISYCLRNDFSGFDQGYQFEIPAEVPVA; translated from the coding sequence ATGAATCAGGAAGACTCTAAAAAAGAAATTCTGTTTTTAAGTGATACGCAGGCTCCTATGTGGGTTGAGCGGTTGGTGTTGCGAGCCCATCAGAACACAAAAGCAACTACCACCATTTTTGCCGAAATCATCCGGCTTAGACCTGATGTGCTGTATTGGCTCGGCGATATCGTATCTCTAGGGTACCGAAACAACAAATGGCGAATTATTGACCAGTTTCTGGAAAAATGCACCGAAGTGGGTACCGCAGTTTATGCTATCATGGGTAACCACGATGTGATGGGACGCCCTCGCAAAGGGGCCCGCAATTTCCAGAAACGCTTTCCAGAACATATTCCAACCGGTTACGTAAAAATAACGGATGGGATTGCTGTTGTGATGCTCAACTCCAATTTCAGTACGCTCTCAGTGGCCGACCTGGTTAAGCAACAGACGTGGTACGAACAGACCCTCCAGGAGCTTGATGCCGATCTGGCGGTGAAAGTGGTTATCGTTACTTGCCATCATGCGCCTTTTTCGAACAGTAGGCTGGTGGGGTCGTCGAAACTAGTGCAGCAGCGATTTGTTCCGGCCTATACCCGATCGCAGAAAGGACGGTTATTTATTACGGGACATTCGCACGCATTCGAGCGGTTTCAGTTCGATGGCAAAGAGTTTCTGGTTATTGGCGGTGGCGGTGGACTTCGGCAACCGCTCAATATGTCGCCGAGCCGTCTGCCCGATCTGGCCACAACCTACAAACCGCTGTTTCATTATCTGGCCGTCCGGCGCGAAGGAGAAGGCCTACGGCTAATATCCTACTGCCTGCGCAACGATTTCTCGGGTTTCGACCAGGGCTATCAGTTCGAAATACCGGCCGAGGTGCCGGTTGCGTAG
- a CDS encoding amidohydrolase family protein translates to MIQPYRKLLLLFHCTLFAMHSLMAQVEKAPPRHEGEGPFGRLIIRGVTLVNSTGAPPIGPIDIVVEKNRIAQIQQVGYPGVPIDPKRRPQAAPGDKELNCEGMYLMPGFVDMHGHIGGQAQGANAEYVFKLWLGHGITTIRDPSCGNGLDWVLEHRAKSERNEITAPRIKAYTVFGQGAKEPISTPEQARAWVQLNAKRGADGIKFFGAEPNIFRAALEENKKLGLRSACHHAQLEVARMNALATAKAGLTSLEHWYGLPEALFDDKTVQNYPATYNYNNEQNRFEEAGNLWQQAAKPGSERWNKVMDELIALDFTLDPTFNIYEANRELMLARRAEWHDDYTMPSLWRFYGPSRISHGSYWHSWGTEQEVSWKKNYQLWMAFINEYKNRGGRVTAGSDSGFIYQLYGFAYIRELELLREAGFHPLEVIRAATLKGAEALGMTDQIGSVEVGKLADFVIVDQNPLANLKVLYGTGAIHLNDKNEVERVGGVTYTVKDGVVYDAKKLLADVRQMVAEAKQKENFEITQPGMTPKPGKVSGGKN, encoded by the coding sequence ATGATACAACCTTACCGAAAACTGCTCCTTCTGTTCCATTGCACCTTGTTTGCCATGCACTCCCTGATGGCACAGGTCGAAAAAGCACCACCCCGTCACGAAGGCGAAGGACCTTTTGGGCGTCTCATCATTCGCGGTGTTACGCTGGTCAATAGCACTGGTGCGCCACCCATTGGACCAATAGATATCGTGGTCGAAAAAAATCGGATTGCGCAGATTCAGCAGGTTGGCTATCCTGGTGTTCCCATTGATCCGAAACGACGTCCGCAGGCGGCTCCCGGCGACAAGGAACTGAACTGCGAAGGTATGTATCTGATGCCTGGCTTTGTGGATATGCATGGGCATATTGGCGGACAGGCGCAGGGAGCCAATGCCGAATATGTGTTCAAACTCTGGCTCGGACACGGCATTACTACCATTCGGGACCCATCTTGTGGCAATGGCCTCGACTGGGTGCTTGAGCATCGGGCTAAAAGCGAACGAAATGAAATTACGGCCCCCCGAATCAAAGCCTACACCGTGTTCGGGCAGGGTGCAAAAGAGCCGATCAGTACACCCGAACAGGCGCGTGCGTGGGTGCAGCTAAATGCGAAACGAGGTGCCGATGGTATCAAATTCTTTGGTGCCGAGCCGAATATTTTCCGGGCTGCTCTGGAAGAAAACAAGAAGTTAGGTTTACGGTCGGCCTGCCACCATGCCCAATTGGAAGTGGCACGTATGAATGCATTGGCAACTGCAAAAGCCGGATTAACATCGCTCGAACACTGGTATGGGCTGCCAGAAGCCTTGTTCGACGATAAAACTGTTCAGAATTACCCGGCTACCTATAACTATAATAACGAACAGAATCGGTTCGAAGAGGCCGGAAATTTGTGGCAGCAAGCGGCTAAACCTGGCAGCGAACGCTGGAATAAAGTTATGGATGAACTGATCGCGCTGGATTTTACGCTCGATCCGACCTTCAATATTTACGAAGCCAACCGCGAACTGATGCTGGCTCGTCGGGCCGAGTGGCACGACGACTATACGATGCCTAGCTTGTGGCGTTTTTATGGCCCTAGTCGAATTTCGCACGGGTCTTACTGGCATTCGTGGGGAACTGAACAGGAGGTGTCCTGGAAAAAAAATTATCAACTCTGGATGGCCTTCATCAATGAGTATAAAAATCGGGGCGGGCGTGTAACGGCCGGATCGGATTCCGGATTCATTTATCAACTTTATGGGTTTGCCTACATCCGTGAGCTTGAACTGCTGCGTGAGGCTGGTTTTCATCCGCTGGAAGTGATTCGGGCGGCAACCTTAAAAGGGGCTGAAGCACTGGGTATGACCGATCAGATTGGGTCGGTTGAAGTCGGTAAACTGGCCGATTTTGTAATTGTCGATCAGAACCCACTGGCCAATCTGAAAGTACTTTACGGAACTGGAGCCATACACCTGAACGATAAGAACGAAGTGGAGCGCGTGGGCGGAGTTACGTATACCGTAAAAGATGGCGTTGTGTATGACGCTAAAAAACTACTGGCCGACGTTCGTCAGATGGTGGCCGAAGCCAAACAGAAAGAAAATTTCGAGATTACCCAGCCAGGTATGACACCTAAACCCGGTAAGGTGTCTGGTGGTAAGAATTAA